One Candidatus Aminicenantes bacterium genomic window carries:
- a CDS encoding response regulator transcription factor, with translation MNKKKPTPAVAAASVKVLVYCPSDLILSGILKAIEADPEIEVVNVEKTTIDSLMQTLRLLKPNVVLFASIETLPNMREICKAIREASKDPIKTQMLILGNIPSHEEIVGLINVGARGYFDLNDQAHQLPEAIRVIARGEIWLPRDKMSSIMDRIIAVVGRDMKEKTLDQLTPTEFQVLKLIGQGRSNDEIAATLFISKNTVRSHIKSIYAKLDTHSRLQLALYAINSALF, from the coding sequence ATGAACAAAAAGAAACCCACTCCCGCCGTCGCGGCCGCCAGCGTCAAGGTTTTGGTTTATTGCCCCTCCGACCTGATTCTGTCCGGAATCCTCAAGGCCATCGAGGCCGATCCCGAGATCGAAGTCGTCAACGTCGAAAAGACGACTATCGATTCGCTCATGCAGACGCTCCGCCTGCTCAAGCCGAATGTCGTCCTCTTCGCCAGTATCGAAACCCTGCCCAATATGCGCGAGATCTGCAAGGCCATCCGGGAGGCCTCCAAGGACCCAATCAAAACCCAGATGCTCATCCTGGGCAACATCCCGTCGCACGAGGAGATCGTCGGCCTCATCAACGTCGGGGCCCGGGGCTATTTCGACCTCAACGATCAGGCCCATCAGTTGCCCGAGGCCATCCGGGTGATCGCCCGGGGCGAGATCTGGCTGCCGCGGGACAAGATGAGCAGCATCATGGACCGCATCATCGCCGTCGTCGGCCGCGACATGAAGGAAAAGACCCTCGACCAGCTCACTCCGACCGAGTTCCAGGTGCTGAAGCTCATCGGCCAGGGCCGGAGCAACGACGAGATCGCGGCAACCCTGTTCATCAGCAAAAACACCGTCCGCTCCCATATCAAGAGCATCTACGCCAAGCTGGACACCCACAGCCGCCTTCAGT